TATCTCCGAGCAGGGATATGCCGCTTTCAAACGACACAAGTCCTCCAGAAAGAAGCGACATAATTCCGCCGGCAGTTCATGAGCTGTCTTCGGTATGACATGGCCGGAACTGTGGCTTAGGACAGATTTCTCTCATTCTCTCAATTATTTTACTGCAAAGGGTATTTGAACTTCGGCCTGCCGAAGGTAGGTGGCATTTATgcgattttgttgtttgttacTGTCTTGTGATGCATTTTGGCTTTTCTATTGCTTTGGTTGGGCAGCGGTTGGGAGACAGACACCAAACCGAACCAGCAGCTTGCCGCCGGACTCACAAATcttgtatctatgtatcttttaCATATGGATTGATTTATAGCAAACTGGGAAGGATATGTATTCGGGCTATGGCGCTAGCTACTAGCGGAGTTCAAGCAACTGCGAGGACTGTGCAGGAGGgctaagagagagagagagactgaacATCATCTACTTGGTGGGTATGAACCGCGCCTTGACCGCCTGGCCCATGGACAGATgtagatgctgctgctgttgctgatgttgctgctgcgcctgctgTTGCGCCTGCTGTTGCATGTGCTGGTTGATCTGCTGTTGGATGGAAAGCCCACTGGCACTGCTGATGATATTCTGGCTGTGTAGCGGCTCATTGATCTCAATCTTAATAGCCGTGGCGGCCAAGGTGCCGGTCGTTTTGTTCTTATTTTTCGGCGGTCGTCCACCTACAGAAAAAATAGTAGCAAAGAGAGTCCTTGAGAATGTTGAGATGATAGCAGGTAAATAATACTTACGCTGCCCCGTCGTGTGCTGCAGCGAAAGCGGCTGGCCGATCATCGCCAGTGGCTGTTGTGGCGACTGCAGCGTGACCGTCTTTTTGGAGCGCTTCGGTGGCGGTAGCTCGTGATGGGAGTGATTTGTGAGCAAATGCTTGGACAGGTGCTGGCGTACGGCGAACGATTCCGTACAGTTGGCCACTGGACAACTGAGATACCGACCCTCGACATGCCGCTGCACATGCTTCTTCAGCAGCGACTCTTGGTTGAAGCTGCTGGGGCAGATGTCGCACTTGAACTTGAACTCGTCGTGCATCTTCAGGTGCTGGTCGAGGTGAGCCTGCTGCAGGAACTTCTCGTCGCACTTGCCGCACTCGTAGGGGAAGGCCAGGCCGTGCGATTTCATGTGCGTGTGCAACTGTGACTGCAGCTTGAAGTTCTTATCGGGACAACGCGGACAGAAGTAGCCGCTGACACCGGCATGCGCCTGCAGGTGCTGGTTCAGTGAGGTGACCTGAGTGAACTTCTTGTTGCATACGTTGCAGCAGTATTGTTGCACCTTGTGGTGTGACTTCATGTGATTGTTGAGGTTGGTCACCTGCAGCAATTGAAGGGGTTTTAGAATGGGATTCAAATGCATATGGGATgaggatatggatatggatgctCACCTGGGCAAAGCTGCGCCCGCATTCGGGCTCATTGCAGACGAAGGGCCGCTCGCCGGTGTGCAGGCGCCGATGATTATTTAGGTTCGTGATCTGTGTGAAGGTCTTGCCACAATCGACGCACTGGTACGGACGATCGTTCGTGTGGATACGTTCATGATTCCGCAGATTGGCCGCCTGGGTGAAGCCTTTGTGTCACAGAAAGAGGAGTCGAATCGGTATTAAGAGTGGGTAGGCGGCATAAGACACACTTACCTTTGTTGCAGTAGGTGCAAACAAATTTACGCTCCGCCGAGTGGTTCCGTATGTGCGTCATCAGCGAGGATTTGCGCGAGAACGTCTTATTGCAAAGGGGGCAGGACCCCTCCTCATTGAATATCAGATCCACCTGTGACGCGGGcaagagcgagaaagagaaaaaaaagacgCACATACGCAGTGAGCAAGTGATTGCGTGGGAGGGGAACAGGAGTACGATTGAGTGAGGGTGGGGGAGTTATAACTGTAAATTTTGGCAAACACTGTTGcactccctctctcacacacacaaacacacagaactCACGCTCAACAAGCTGGCGGCCAAAAATATGGACTGCAAGTCCCCGTGCAAATTCAGTTTGTTTATTTCTAATTGTTTTCCCTGTTGCAAGtctataattatatttttttttctgcttgaTTTTGTGTTGCTGCATGCCACGcattgcatgccacacacccGCACACCGAAAGCGTCAATCGAAAAATGAACTTTTTCCGCCTTAGATTTACACACAGCGCGCACAGAAAACGCTGAGCGTCGACGCTGGCATCGACAGAGCGCAGATATTaatgaaaaaaagaagaaaaaaataaccatatatatatgtgtataaatataaatataaaggaaaacaagaaaatgaGCAGCCAAGTATACAGCATGTCGAATAGTGAATACCCTCACTATGCGAATGACACTCAACTCGATTGCTCTTGCACTGGCGAGCGGTAATATCTTATAGGGGAACCATTTTATTTAACTGAAACTTCTTACAGTCGGATGAAATAATCTATATTTGAACATATTACAATtgataaattttatttttttacaatatATCTCCATCACGGGAGATGTATTCGTAGAGCATTCGAATGGCGgattttgccaaaaaaaaatctgcAGAGCTCAGTTGCATGGTGGAAAAAGAAAGGCACAAGAACGAGCAAAGAAACGGGGAAAAATAAGAAGTGGGTGAAGAAGAGAAGCAAAAGAAGGAGCCGAGGCGACGAATGTGCAAGCAAATGTACACAAGTatttctatatgtatatatatgtgtgtacatgtGTGAGGATATTTATGTGCTGCCGCTGATtcttgtttgtgtgtgtgtgtgggagtagCATGTGCAGCTATGTGTAAAGaggaaagaaaacaacaaggaaaaaacataataataaACAGTCAAGTGCAAGGTGTATCCACGTAAGGTGAGGAATTCCCGTTGTTCTGAGTTACCTATTTTTTTGATCGA
The sequence above is a segment of the Drosophila pseudoobscura strain MV-25-SWS-2005 chromosome X, UCI_Dpse_MV25, whole genome shotgun sequence genome. Coding sequences within it:
- the LOC6902219 gene encoding oocyte zinc finger protein XlCOF6.1 isoform X2, with protein sequence MQCVACSNTKSSRKKNIIIDLQQGKQLEINKLNLHGDLQSIFLAASLLSVDLIFNEEGSCPLCNKTFSRKSSLMTHIRNHSAERKFVCTYCNKGFTQAANLRNHERIHTNDRPYQCVDCGKTFTQITNLNNHRRLHTGERPFVCNEPECGRSFAQVTNLNNHMKSHHKVQQYCCNVCNKKFTQVTSLNQHLQAHAGVSGYFCPRCPDKNFKLQSQLHTHMKSHGLAFPYECGKCDEKFLQQAHLDQHLKMHDEFKFKCDICPSSFNQESLLKKHVQRHVEGRYLSCPVANCTESFAVRQHLSKHLLTNHSHHELPPPKRSKKTVTLQSPQQPLAMIGQPLSLQHTTGQRGRPPKNKNKTTGTLAATAIKIEINEPLHSQNIISSASGLSIQQQINQHMQQQAQQQAQQQHQQQQQHLHLSMGQAVKARFIPTK
- the LOC6902219 gene encoding zinc finger protein 391 isoform X1; translated protein: MDTICRLCFHTATLFQVPGYSIPTCVRCSEQLTNNSNFHQAVRGAEGGSTVSVSAAVAAAAAAAVASSSTSSDSDVAAVAQQLTNGSNAAAVAVLQLHQQQQQQQMQSSSSSENLQSQDDSEDVDLIFNEEGSCPLCNKTFSRKSSLMTHIRNHSAERKFVCTYCNKGFTQAANLRNHERIHTNDRPYQCVDCGKTFTQITNLNNHRRLHTGERPFVCNEPECGRSFAQVTNLNNHMKSHHKVQQYCCNVCNKKFTQVTSLNQHLQAHAGVSGYFCPRCPDKNFKLQSQLHTHMKSHGLAFPYECGKCDEKFLQQAHLDQHLKMHDEFKFKCDICPSSFNQESLLKKHVQRHVEGRYLSCPVANCTESFAVRQHLSKHLLTNHSHHELPPPKRSKKTVTLQSPQQPLAMIGQPLSLQHTTGQRGRPPKNKNKTTGTLAATAIKIEINEPLHSQNIISSASGLSIQQQINQHMQQQAQQQAQQQHQQQQQHLHLSMGQAVKARFIPTK